One genomic window of Mycosarcoma maydis chromosome 20, whole genome shotgun sequence includes the following:
- a CDS encoding putative DNA mismatch repair protein, giving the protein MSKMRLSAHGATATFATPNSHAWRRSTSYSRDSTPLPSQFVHASSCTRMEAWIRCTALATSNLALPADKTRYLSAAIRHAQCRPSNTRTSSLTRPNVRYASQSCADRQEAALNTSPSTRTKRRTTVAYDSLASSVLGEDGQPLPALAALTPAVRKRSRSKSRTKPYTDAATCAEASAQETESIRWPPLAQSVLDDMARFPSTILLTRVGGFYESYFSQAPQLASMLGIKLANRRWGGQDVPMAGFPVFQLEKYLKILVLDKRLLVAISEEFRPKDDKVGNATEITRRVNRVVSPGTLIDEKFLDPFVNNFIVAVSVMHEQDKVRYGLAWLDVGTADFNTAVCEDFKTLRDEIARIGPKEIVIDAGTIDASEAQEGVVQQVIAERVQEKRIKLDIRELVTDSSIYISHFHPPPPSPPATKPVETHQESAAQDTFAPPTSSLDAVETATVHALLSYLRTRLLDHETASTLTSLSLSRPLHQPLDSIMQIDAHTLCALEIRSTGRQGSTRGSLFSVLRRTVTRGGTRLLQQWLCNPSTSISTINARFDVVELFLRRKALREDARSILRSGAGDVSRVLQKLMTRRNDEQDLLEVRDAIGAMDRLKRLMQSEVEFMACEEKERQTLENLVSKFHDLTDLASRLGDAIDERVIALRLERQETLAAEVQDIAAASSASDGSRAQIRNLGSGTPTRAAAASKGVSAAKRGGNSSVAADHVDPDDSCSLWGDDFEHLIRPASSKALASLTRSHRALRRTARRLELDFQQAYASDNVTLRYVLGQGYVVHSRGKALASTPNVALPSTCTSSMEDLSVHIAGKNRSTHTYYCATWTALGSRLDRLCKEMQALESIELEALRQHVLEQAAQLRTNARLLDQIDVLSSFSQASEEYHLVRPIVDDSTDIDVAGARHLSVEMGLLERGRLFTPNSLNLSDGGVHIITGPNMGGKSTFLRSIALLTILAQCGCFVPCSHPSRLGLVDRIFTRIGAQDDVFRDRSTFMVEMCEVGEILNRATHRSLVIADEIGRGTSNLTGIAVGFATLECLWQRRCRTLFATHFYEICDLVKDQAWPRVEFWSTDVHHTTHGSLVYQHELKKGVNTNSYGLQVARLANLPEHTLELASTTLAKLKARTRGA; this is encoded by the coding sequence ATGAGCAAGATGCGGCTTAGCGCGCACGGTGCGACGGCCACGTTTGCCACTCCCAATAGCCACGCTTGGCGGCGAAGCACATCGTACTCTCGAGACTCGACGCCGTTACCGTCTCAATTTGTGCATGCGAGCTCTTGCACTCGTATGGAAGCGTGGATACGATGCACAGCGCTTGCTACGAGCAATCTGGCTCTACCAGCTGACAAGACGCGCTACTTGAGCGCCGCCATCCGCCATGCCCAGTGTCGACCATCCAACACGcgcacgagcagcttgacaaGACCAAACGTGAGGTATGCCTCTCAATCGTGTGCAGatcgccaagaagcagctctGAACACATCCCCTTCAACACGAACCAAACGACGCACAACTGTAGCATACGATTCACTCGCGTCTTCGGTTCTGGGCGAAGACGGTCAACCACTACCGGCTCTGGCAGCTTTGACACCTGCAGTACGGAAGCGCAGCCGGAGCAAGTCACGCACCAAGCCGTACACTGATGCAGCCACATGCGCAGAAGCATCGGCGCAAGAGACTGAGAGCATCCGATGGCCACCACTAGCGCAAAGCGTGCTCGACGATATGGCGCGTTTCCCATCGACCATCCTGCTGACGCGTGTTGGCGGCTTCTACGAATCCTACTTCTCGCAAGCACCGCAACTCGCATCGATGCTTGgcatcaagctcgccaaccGTCGATGGGGCGGCCAAGACGTACCCATGGCAGGCTTCCCTGTCTTCCAATTGGAAAAGTACCTCAagatcctcgtcctcgatAAACGGCTGCTCGTTGCCATCTCGGAAGAGTTCCGACCGAAAGACGACAAAGTCGGAAACGCCACCGAGATCACAAGGCGAGTGAATAGGGTCGTCAGTCCTGGCACGCTGATTGACGAAAAGTTCCTGGATCCGTTTGTCAACAATTTCATCGTTGCCGTCAGCGTCATGCACGAGCAGGACAAGGTGAGGTATGGTCTCGCATGGCTGGATGTGGGCACGGCAGACTTCAATACAGCGGTGTGCGAGGACTTTAAGACATTGAGGGACGAGATCGCGAGGATTGGACCGAAGGAGATCGTCATCGATGCTGGCACGATCGATGCTAGTGAGGCGCAAGAAGGTGTTGTCCAGCAGGTGATTGCAGAGCGAGTACAAGAGAAgcgcatcaagctcgataTAAGGGAGCTAGTCACCGATTCGAGTATCTACATTTCCCACTTtcatccacctcctccCTCTCCTCCTGCAACCAAGCCTGTTGAAACGCATCAAGAATCAGCTGCACAAGACACTTTTGCGCCACCGACAAGCTCGCTCGACGCGGTTGAGACAGCCACGGTGCACGCGCTTCTCTCATACCTACGCACGCGCCTGCTAGACCACGAAACCGCCTCGACGCTCacgtcgctctcgctctcgcgtCCGCTCCACCAGccactcgactcgatcatGCAGATCGACGCGCACACGCTCTGCGCACTCGAAATCCGCTCCACGGGGCGCCAAGGCTCTACGCGCGGATCGCTCTTCTCGGTCCTCCGTCGAACCGTGACACGCGGCGGCACGCGTCTCCTCCAGCAATGGCTTTGCAATccctccacctcgatcaGCACAATCAACGCGCGCTTcgatgtcgtcgagctcttcctgcGTCGCAAAGCTCTGCGCGAAGATGCAAGGTCGATTTTGAGGAGCGGAGCAGGTGACGTGAGTAGGGTGCTGCAGAAACTGATGACCAGGAGAAATGATGAGCAGGATCTGTTAGAGGTGAGAGATGCAATCGGAGCGATGGATAGGCTAAAGAGGTTGATGCAGTCTGAGGTGGAGTTTATGGCTTGTGAAGAAAAGGAGAGGCAGACGCTGGAGAATCTGGTGTCCAAGTTTCACGATCTGACCGACTTGGCGAGCAGGTTGGGCGACGCAATTGATGAAAGAGTGATCGCATTGAGGTTGGAGAGGCAGGAGACGCTCGCGGCGGAAGTCCAAGACATTGCCGCAGCGTCGTCTGCTTCAGACGGTTCGCGTGCTCAGATTCGAAACCTCGGTAGCGGCACTCCCACTCGcgctgcggctgcatcCAAAGGCGTCAGTGCGGCCAAGCGCGGTGGAAACAGTAGCGTCGCAGCCGACCATGTGGATCCTGACGACTCTTGTTCGCTCTGGGGCGATGATTTCGAACACCTGATACGACCCGCCTCGTCTAAAGCGCTCGCCAGTCTCACACGCTCGCATCGCGCGCTGCGGCGCACCGCGCGCAGGCTCGAACTCGACTTTCAACAAGCCTACGCATCCGACAATGTTACGCTTCGCTACGTGCTCGGTCAGGGGTACGTCGTGCACTCGCGTGGTAAAGCTTTGGCGTCGACTCCTAACGTGGCGCTGCCGTCGACGTGCACGTCGTCGATGGAGGATTTGAGCGTACACATTGCTGGCAAGAATCGTTCGACGCACACGTACTACTGCGCTACATGGACCGCTCTTGGATCGCGGCTGGATCGGCTGTGCAAGGAAATGCaagcgctcgagtcgatcgagcttgaggcACTGCGTCAACACGTGCTGGAACAAGCTGCGCAGTTGCGCACCAACGCCAGGTTgctcgaccagatcgatGTGCTATCGTCCTTCTCGCAAGCGTCGGAAGAGTATCATCTGGTGCGACCAATCGTCGATGATTCAACCGATATCGACGTTGCTGGTGCGCGACATCTGTCTGTGGAAATGGGCTTGCTCGAACGCGGTCGACTGTTTACGCCGAATTCACTCAACCTCTCGGATGGAGGTGTTCACATCATCACCGGTCCCAATATGGGCGGCAAGTCGACTTTTCTTCGATCGATCGCTCTGCTTACTATCCTAGCGCAATGCGGCTGCTTCGTCCCCTGTTCGCATCCCTCACGTCTCGGACTGGTAGATCGCATCTTCACGCGCATAGGTGCTCAAGACGACGTTTTCCGCGACCGCTCCACATTCATGGTGGAAATGTGTGAGGTTGGCGAAATCCTGAATCGTGCCACACACCGTTCACTCGTCATTGCCGACGAAATCGGGCGTGGCACAAGCAACCTCACTGGGATCGCTGTCGGCTTCGCAACACTCGAGTGCCTCTGGCAACGAAGATGCAGGACGCTGTTCGCAACGCATTTTTACGAAATCTGCGATCTGGTCAAAGACCAAGCTTGGCCGCGAGTCGAGTTTTGGTCCACCGATGTCCACCATACCACACACGGCTCCTTGGTGTATCAACATGAATTGAAGAAGGGCGTCAACACCAACAGCTATGGTCTGCAGGTCGCAAGATTGGCCAACCTGCCAGAGCACACGTTGGAGTTGGCCAGCACGACGTTGGCCAAGTTGAAAGCGAGGACGCGCGGCGCTTAG
- a CDS encoding putative tyrosyl-tRNA synthetase: MSSQATLSAHERFSLITRDLDEVLGADIIKSILEKDERPLSAYWGTAPTGRPHVGYLVPLTKIADFLRAGVQVKILLADIHAFLDNLKAPIELVRHRVNYYRHVLTAVFKAIGVPTDRLVFVVGSSYQLTEAYNMDNYRLCASVTEHDAKKAGAEVVKQVASPLLSGLLYPGLQALDEQYLDVDMQFGGVDQRKIFTFAEQYLPKLGYKKRAHLMNAMVPGLKGSKMSSSDNSSKIDFLDTPKQVSKKIADAVCAPGEVDGNGVLGFVRAVLFPIARLRLESESMGTPVDESQGASKSFVPPDAPQGTMFSIVRPDKYGGSLHYTEYANLEADYASGTVHPADLKKAVADAITTLLEPVQKLFDTDAEFKQAKEDAYPEDTPVAKKKKDKKINPRFAHLYTKEEGGTAETKEEALANQKHEEEIKAAAKASKHHQKQDQVVLPAHKPDANAPPTDNENDSFVHATRAGLDNVDLNKQ, encoded by the coding sequence ATGTCATCCCAAGCTACGCTCTCGGCTCACGAACGATTCTCGCTCATCACGCGTGATCTGGACGAAGTTCTTGGCGCGGACATCATCAAATCCATCCTTGAAAAAGATGAACGACCGCTCTCCGCCTACTGGGGTACAGCGCCGACCGGTCGTCCTCACGTAGGCTACCTCGTACCGCTCACCAAAATTGCCGACTTTCTGCGGGCCGGTGTCCAAGTCAAGATCTTGCTCGCCGACATCCATGCGTTCTTGGACAACCTCAAAGCGCCTATCGAACTGGTGCGTCATCGAGTGAATTACTATCGACACGTTCTCACCGCTGTGTTCAAAGCGATCGGTGTTCCTACCGACCGACTGGTATTTGTGGTCGGAAGCAGCTACCAGCTGACCGAGGCGTACAACATGGACAACTACCGACTGTGTGCGTCCGTGACCGAGCACGATGCCAAGAAGGCGGGTGCCGAAGTGGTAAAGCAGGTAGCTAGTCCTTTGCTCTCCGGTCTGCTCTACCCGGGTCTACAAGCGTTGGACGAACAGTACCTCGACGTAGACATGCAGTTTGGCGGTGTCGATCAGCGAAAGATCTTCACGTTCGCCGAACAGTACTTGCCCAAACTGGGGTACAAGAAGCGGGCACATCTCATGAACGCCATGGTCCCGGGATTGAAGGGCAGCAAAATGAGCAGTTCCGACAACTCGTCCAAGATCGACTTTCTCGACACACCCAAGCAAGTCTCCAAGAAGATTGCCGATGCAGTGTGCGCGCCGGGAGAGGTGGACGGTAATGGAGTCTTGGGATTCGTCCGCGCCGTGCTCTTCCCGATCGCTAGATTGAGGCTCGAGTCCGAATCCATGGGTACACCCGTCGACGAATCGCAAGGTGCCTCGAAAAGCTTTGTGCCACCCGATGCTCCACAAGGAACCATGTTCAGCATCGTCCGACCGGACAAGTACGGCGGTTCACTCCACTACACCGAGTACGCAAACTTGGAAGCCGACTATGCCAGCGGCACCGTCCACCCGGCCGACCTGAAGAAGGCGGTCGCCGACGCGATCACTACGCTGCTCGAACCAGTACAGAAGCTCTTTGACACGGACGCCGAATTCAAACAGGCCAAAGAGGACGCTTATCCCGAAGACACACCGgtggccaagaagaagaaggacaagaaaATCAACCCGAGATTCGCGCATCTCTACACCAAGGAGGAGGGCGGAACCGCAGAGACCAAGGAGGAGGCCTTGGCCAATCAGAAACACGAAGAAGAGATCAAGGCCGCTGCCAAGGCCAGCAAGCACCACCAGAAACAGGACCAAGTCGTGTTGCCAGCGCACAAGCCCGACGCTAATGCGCCACCCACGGATAACGAAAACGACTCGTTTGTCCACGCTACCCGTGCTGGGCTGGACAATGTCGATCTGAACAAGCAATAA
- a CDS encoding acetyltransferase (related to galactoside O-acetyltransferase), whose product MSGTSKLFQDIDRQYGDKVATMSEEAKMLVGLPYLANTENLIRARVRARRLQTEYNKTQPTSALDDQTNHFKHGQTVMSEDRKRLLSELLQVPLSQVANVEIEPPLWVDYGTNIKPEGAFYANYNTTILDCSEVRLGDGVLFGPNVSIYCGTHSVSVKERKEGLERSLPVSIGKDTWVGGGTIIMAGVTIGRGCTIGAGSVVTKNIPDWSVAAGTPCKVMRTLTQDERA is encoded by the coding sequence ATGTCAGGCACGTCCAAGCTGTTCCAAGACATTGACCGTCAATACGGTGATAAGGTGGCCACGATGAGCGAGGaagccaagatgctcgtcGGACTACCCTATCTCGCCAACACAGAGAATCTCATCCGTGCGCGTGTCAGAGCACGTCGTCTTCAGACCGAGTACAACAAGACGCAACCCACCTCGGCGCTGGACGATCAGACCAACCACTTCAAGCACGGCCAGACGGTTATGTCGGAAGACCGAAAGCGTCTGCTCTCGGAACTGCTTCAAGTACCGCTCTCGCAGGTGGCCAATGTGGAAATCGAACCGCCTCTGTGGGTCGACTATGGCACCAACATCAAGCCGGAAGGCGCATTCTACGCAAACTACAACACCACAATCTTGGACTGTTCCGAGGTGAGGCTGGGCGACGGTGTGCTGTTCGGACCCAATGTCAGTATTTACTGTGGAACCCACTCAGTATCGGTCAAGGAAAGGAAGGAGGGCTTGGAAAGAAGTTTGCCCGTCAGCATTGGTAAGGACACCTGGGTAGGCGGTGGCACTATCATCATGGCTGGTGTGACCATCGGCAGGGGCTGCACAATTGGCGCCGGAAGCGTAGTTACCAAAAACATCCCGGATTGGAGCGTCGCCGCGGGTACGCCATGCAAAGTTATGAGGACACTCACccaagacgagcgagcaTGA